One genomic region from Chionomys nivalis chromosome 17, mChiNiv1.1, whole genome shotgun sequence encodes:
- the Plec gene encoding plectin isoform X13, with translation MSGEDSEVRPVAVPEGSSNGSSGSPSPGDTLPWNLGKTQRSRRSGGGSVGNGSVLDPAERAVIRIADERDRVQKKTFTKWVNKHLIKAQRHISDLYEDLRDGHNLISLLEVLSGDSLPREKGRMRFHKLQNVQIALDYLRHRQVKLVNIRNDDIADGNPKLTLGLIWTIILHFQISDIQVSGQSEDMTAKEKLLLWSQRMVEGYQGLRCDNFTTSWRDGRLFNAIIHRHKPMLIDMNKVYRQTNLENLDQAFSVAERDLGVTRLLDPEDVDVPQPDEKSIITYVSSLYDAMPRVPGAQDGVRANELQLRWQEYRELVLLLLQWIRHHTAAFEERKFPSSFEEIEILWCQFLKFKETELPAKEADKNRSKGIYQSLEGAVQAGQLKIPPGYHPLDVEKEWGKLHVAILEREKQLRSEFERLECLQRIVSKLQMEAGLCEEQLNQADSLLQSDIRLLASGKAAQRAGEVERDLDKADGMIRLLFNDVQTLKDGRHPQGEQMYRRVYRLHERLVAIRTEYNLRLKAGVAAPVTQVTLQSTQRRPDLEDSTLRYLQDLLAWVEENQRRIDSAEWGVDLPSVEAQLGSHRGMHQSIEEFRAKIERARNDESQLSPATRGAYRDCLGRLDLQYAKLLNSSKARLRSLESLHGFVAAATKELMWLNEKEEEEVGFDWSDRNTNMAAKKESYSALMRELEMKEKKIKEIQNTGDRLLREDHPARPTVESFQAALQTQWSWMLQLCCCIEAHLKENTAYFQFFSDVREAEEQLQKLQETLRRKYTCDRSITVTRLEDLLQDAQDEKEQLNEYKGHLSGLAKRAKAIVQLKPRNPAYPVRGHVPLLAVCDYKQVEVTVHKGDQCQLVGPAQPSHWKVLSSSNSEAAVPSVCFLVPPPNQEAQETVTRLEAQYQALVRLWHQLHVDMKSLLAWQSLNRDIQLIRSWSLVTFRTLKPEEQRQALRSLESHYQAFLRDSQDAGGFGPEDRLVAEREYGSCSRHYQQLLQSLEQGEQEESRCQRCISELKDIRLQLEACETRTVHRLRLPLDKEPARECAQRIAEQQKAQAEVEGLGKGVARLSAEAEKVLALPEPSPAAPTLRSELELTLGKLEQVRSLSAIYLEKLKTISLVIRSTQGAEEVLKAHEEQLKEAQAVPATLQELEATKASLKKLRAQAEAQQPVFDTLRDELRGAQEVGERLQQQHGERDVEVERWRERVTQLLERWQAVLAQTDVRQRELEQLGRQLRYYRESADPLSSWLQDAKKRQEQIQAVPIPNSQAAREQLRQEKALLEEIEQHGEKVEECQRFAKQYINAIKDYELQLVTYKAQLEPVASPAKKPKVQSGSESVIQEYVDLRTRYSELTTLTSQYIKFISETLRRMEEEEMQTVQQEQILQETQALQKSFLSEKDSLLQRERFIEEEKAKLEQLFQDEVAKAKQLREEQQRQQQQMEQEKQELMASMEEARRRQREAEEGVRRKQEELQHLEQQRQQQEKLLAEENQRLRERLQRLEEEHRAALAHSEEIAATQAAAAKALPNGRDALDGPSVEVEPEHTFEGLRQKVPAQQLQEAGILSMEELQRLAQGHTTVTELMQREDVRQYLRGRSSIAGLLLKPTNEKLSVYTALQRQLLSPGTALILLEAQAASGFLLDPVRNRRLTVNEAVKEGVVGPELHHKLLSAERAVTGYKDPYTGEQISLFQAMKKDLIVRDHGIRLLEAQIATGGIIDPVHSHRVPVDVAYQRGYFDEEMNRILADPNDDTKGFFDPNTHENLTYLQLLERCVEDPETGLRLLPLTDKAAKGGELVYTDTEARDVFEKATVSAPFGKFQGKTVTIWEIINSEYFTAEQRRDLLRQFRTGRITVEKIIKIVITVVEEHERKSQLCFEGLRALVPAAELLDSGVINQELYQQLQRGERSVREVAEADSVRRALRGTNVIAGVWLEEAGQKLSIYEALKKDLLQPDVAVALLEAQAGTGHIIDPATSARLTVDEAVRAGLVGPELHEKLLSAEKAVTGYRDPYSGQSVSLFQALKKGLIPREQGLRLLDAQLSTGGIVDPSKSHRVPLDVAYTRGYLDKETNKTLLSPRDDARVYLDPSTREPVTYSQLQQRCRSDQLTGLSLLPLSEKAVRARQEEVYSELQARETLEKATVEVPVGSFKGRTMTVWELISSEYFTEEQRQELLRQFRTGKVTVEKVIKILITIVEEVETQRQERLSFSGLRAPVPASELLAAKILNRAQFDQLRDGKTTVKDLSEVDSVRTLLQGSGCLAGIYLEDSKEKVTIYEAMRRGLLTAGTATLLLEAQAATGFLVDPVRNQRLYVHEAVKAGVVGPELHEKLLSAEKAVTGYKDPYSGTTISLFQAMKKGLVLREHAIRLLEAQIATGGIIDPVHSHRLPVDVAYQRGYLDEEMNRVLADPSDDTKGFFDPNTHENLTYLQLLKRCVEDPETGLCLLPLRGAEKTEVVETTQVYTEEETRRAFEETQIDIPGGGSHGGSSMSLWEVMQSDMIPEDQRTRLMADFQAGRVTKERMIIIIIEIIEKTEIIRQQNLASYDYVRRRLTAEDLYEARIISLETYNLFREGTKSLREVLEMESAWRYLYGTGSVAGVYLPGSRQTLTIYQALKKGLLNAEVARLLLEAQAATGFLLDPVKGERLTVDEAVRKGLVGPELHDRLLSAERAVTGYRDPYTEQTISLFQAMKKELIPAEEALRLLDAQLATGGIVDPRLGFHLPLEVAYQRGYLNKDTHDQLSEPSEVRSYVDPSTDERLSYTQLLKRCRRDDSSGQMLLPLSDARKLTFRGLRKQITVEELVRSQVMDEATALQLQEGLTSIEEVTKNLQKFLEGTSCIAGVFVDATKERLSVYQAMKKGIIRPGTAFELLEAQAATGYVIDPIKGLKLTVEEAVRMGIVGPEFKDKLLSAERAVTGYKDPYSGKLISLFQAMKKGLILKDHGIRLLEAQIATGGIIDPEESHRLPVEVAYKRGLFDEEMNEILTDPSDDTKGFFDPNTEENLTYLQLMERCITDPQTGLCLLPLKEKKRERKTSSKSSVRKRRVVIVDPETGKEMSVYEAYRKGLIDHQTYLELSEQECEWEEITISSSDGVVKSMIIDRRSGRQYDIDDAITKNFIDRSALDQYRAGTLSITEFADMLSGNAGGFRSRSSSVGSSSSYPISPAVSRTQLASWSDPTEETGPVAGILDTETLEKVSITEAMHRNLVDNITGQRLLEAQACTGGIIDPSTGERFPVTEAVNKGLVDKIMVDRINLAQKAFCGFEDPRTKTKMSAAQALKKGWLYYEAGQRFLEVQYLTGGLIEPDTPGRVPLDEALQRGTVDARTAQKLRDVSAYSKYLTCPKTKLKISYKDALDRSMVEEGTGLRLLEAAAQSSKGYYSPYSVSGSGSTTGSRTGSRTGSRAGSRRGSFDATGSGFSMTFSSSSYSSSSYGRRYASGPSASLGGPESAVA, from the exons ATGAACGGGACCGCGTGCAGAAGAAAACCTTCACCAAGTGGGTCAACAAACACCTTATCAAG GCTCAGAGGCACATCAGTGACCTGTATGAAGACCTCCGTGATGGCCACAACCTCATTTCCCTGCTGGAAGTCCTCTCAGGGGACAGCCTG CCccgagagaaggggaggatgcgATTCCACAAGCTGCAGAATGTTCAGATTGCCCTGGACTATCTCCGACATCGCCAG GTGAAGTTAGTGAACATCAGAAATGATGACATTGCTGACGGCAACCCCAAGCTGACCCTGGGCCTGATCTGGACCATCATCCTGCACTTCCAG ATCTCAGACATTCAGGTGAGCGGGCAGTCGGAGGACATGACCGCGAAGGAAAAGCTGCTGCTGTGGTCACAGCGGATGGTAGAGGGCTACCAAGGCCTGCGTTGTGACAACTTCACCACCAGTTGGCGTGATGGCCGTCTCTTCAATGCTATCATCCACCGGCACAA ACCCATGCTCATTGATATGAATAAAGTGTATCGTCAGACCAACCTGGAGAACCTAGACCAGGCCTTCTCCGTGGCAGAGCGGGACCTGGGAGTTACGAGGCTCCTGGACCCAGAAG ATGTGGATGTCCCTCAGCCTGATGAGAAGTCTATCATCACCTATGTTTCATCCCTGTATGACGCCATGCCCCGCGTGCCCGGCGCACAGGATGGAGTGAGGGCCAAT GAGCTGCAGCTTCGCTGGCAGGAGTACCGGGAGCTTGTGTTGCTGCTTCTGCAGTGGATCCGACACCATACTGCTGCCTTTGAGGAACGCAAGTTCCCCTCCAGCTTCGAGGAGATCGAG ATTCTGTGGTGCCAGTTTCTGAAGTTCAAGGAGACTGAGCTTCCTGCCAAGGAGGCAGACAAGAACCGGTCCAAAGGCATCTATCAGTCCTTGGAG GGGGCAGTACAAGCAGGCCAGCTCAAGATTCCTCCCGGCTACCACCCGCTAGACGTGGAAAAGGAATGGGGCAAGCTGCATGTGGCCAttctggagagggagaagcaaCTCCGGAGCGAGTTTGAGAG GCTGGAGTGTCTTCAGCGCATCGTGAGCAAACTGCAGATGGAGGCTGGGTTGTGTGAGGAGCAGCTGAACCAGGCCGACTCCCTGCTGCAGTCg GACATTCGGCTGCTGGCCTCAGGCAAGGCGGCTCAGCGGGCGGGAGAGGTGGAGCGAGACCTGGACAAGGCTGATGGCATGATTCGGCTGCTCTTCAATGATGTGCAGACCCTTAAAGATGGGCGGCACCCACAGGGCGAACAGATGTACCGGAG GGTGTATCGTCTGCACGAGCGCCTGGTAGCCATCCGCACTGAGTACAACCTCCGGCTGAAGGCAGGAGTGGCTGCCCCTGTGACCCAAGTGACCCTGCAGAGTACACAGAGGCGCCCAGATCTAGAGGACTCTACACTGCGCTACCTGCAAGATCTGCTGGCGTGGGTCGAGGAGAACCAGCGTCGAATAGACAGTGCTGAGTGGGGCGTGGACTTGCCTAGTGTAGAGGCCCAGCTGGGCAGCCACCGAGGCATGCATCAGTCTATTGAGGAATTCCGGGCCAAGATCGAGCGGGCACGGAATGATGAG agccagctctcccctGCCACCAGGGGTGCCTACCGAGACTGCCTGGGTCGCCTGGACCTGCAGTATGCAAAGCTGCTG AACTCCTCCAAGGCCCGCCTCCGGTCCCTGGAGAGCCTGCACGGGTTTGTGGCGGCAGCTACCAAGGAGCTGATGTGGCtgaatgagaaggaagaggaggaagtgggcttTGACTGGAGTGACCGCAACACCAACATGGCTGCCAAGAAGGAGAGTTACTCG GCCCTGATGCGTGAactagaaatgaaggaaaagaaaatcaaggagaTCCAGAATACTGGGGACCGGCTGCTGCGGGAGGACCATCCTGCCCGGCCCACAGTGGAG TCCTTCCAGGCTGCCTTGCAGACCCAGTGGAGCTGGATGCTACAGCTGTGTTGCTGCATTGAAGCACACTTGAAAGAGAACACAGCCTACTTCCAG tTCTTTTCAGACGTACGGGAGGCTGAGGAACAGCTGCAGAAACTACAGGAGACATTGCGCAGGAAGTACACCTGTGACCGCTCCATCACCGTCACCAGGCTGGAGGACCTGCTGCAGGATGCCCAG GACGAGAAGGAGCAGCTGAATGAGTACAAGGGGCACCTCTCAGGCCTGGCCAAGCGGGCCAAGGCCATTGTGCAGTTGAAGCCACGTAACCCTGCCTACCCTGTGCGGGGCCACGTGCCTCTGCTGGCTGTGTGTGACTACAAGCAGGTGGAG GTGACTGTGCACAAGGGTGACCAATGCCAGCTGGTGGGTCCTGCCCAGCCATCCCACTGGAAGGTACTCAGCAGTTCCAATAGTGAGGCTGCTGTGCCTTCAGTGTGCTTTCTTGTTCCACCACCGAACCAGGAGGCCCAAGAAACTGTCACTAG ACTGGAGGCCCAGTATCAGGCCCTGGTCAGACTCTGGCACCAGCTGCATGTGGACATGAAGAGCCTTCTGGCATGGCAGAGCCTCAATCGGGACATACAGCTCATCCGGTCCTGGTCACTCGTCACG TTTCGTACACTGAAGCCGGAGGAGCAGCGCCAAGCTCTGCGCAGCCTGGAGTCGCACTACCAGGCCTTCCTTCGAGACAGCCAGGATGCTGGCGGCTTCGGGCCCGAGGACCGGCTGGTGGCAGAACGCGAGTATGGATCTTGTAGCCGCCACTACCAGCAGCTACTACAAAGCCTGGAGCAGG GCGAGCAAGAGGAGTCTCGCTGTCAGCGATGCATCTCGGAGCTCAAGGACATTCGGCTACAACTGGAGGCCTGTGAGACCCGGACCGTGCACCGTCTGCGGCTACCACTGGACAAAGAACCTGCACGGGAGTGTGCCCAGCGCATTGCTGAGCAACAG AAAGCCCAGGCTGAGGTGGAGGGGCTGGGCAAGGGAGTCGCCCGCCTCTCTGCTGAGGCTGAGAAAGTTCTAGCCTTGCCAGAGCCGTCACCTGCTGCTCCCACCCTGCGCTCGGAGTTGGAATTGACCCTGGGCAAGCTGGAACAGGTCCGAAGCTTATCTGCCATCTACTTGGAGAA ACTTAAGACCATCAGCTTGGTAATTCGCAGTACCCAGGGGGCCGAGGAGGTGCTTAAAGCCCATGAGGAGCAGCTCAAGGAGGCCCAGGCTGTGCCTGCCACGCTCCAAGAGCTTGAAGCCACCAAGGCCTCACTGAAG AAACTGCGGGCCCAGGCGGAAGCACAGCAGCCTGTATTCGACACCCTAAGAGATGAGTTGCGGGGGGCACAGGAAGTTGGTGAACGGCTACAGCAGCAGCATGGCGAACGGGATGTGGAAGTGGAACGTTGGAGAGAGCGTGTCACTCAGTTGCTGGAGCGCTGGCAGGCTGTACTAGCCCAGACTGATGTGCGACAGCGGGAGCTTGAACAGCTGGGTCGCCAGCTTCGCTACTACCGTGAGAGCGCAGACCCCCTGAGCTCCTGGCTGCAGGATGCCAAGAAGCGGCAAGAACAGATCCAGGCCGTGCCAATACCTAACAGCCAGGCTGCCCGAGAACAACTGCGCCAGGAGAAG gccCTGCTGGAGGAGATCGAGCAGCACGGCGAGAAGGTGGAGGAGTGCCAGAGGTTCGCCAAGCAGTACATCAACGCAATCAAG GACTATGAACTCCAGCTGGTCACCTACAAGGCGCAGCTTGAGCCCGTGGCCTCCCCAGCCAAGAAGCCCAAGGTTCAGTCTGGATCAGAGAGTGTCATCCAAGAG TATGTGGATCTGCGTACACGCTACAGTGAGCTGACCACACTCACAAGTCAGTACATCAAGTTCATCAGTGAGACGCTGCGCCgcatggaagaggaagag ATGCAGACGGTGCAGCAGGAGCAGATACTGCAGGAGACACAGGCCCTGCAGAAGAGCTTTCTCTCTGAGAAGGATAGCCTGCTGCAACGGGAACGCTTCATCGAGGAGGAGAAGGCCAAGCTGGAACAGCTTTTCCAGGATGAGGTGGCAAAAGCAAAACAGCTCCGTGaggagcagcagcggcagcagcagcagatggAGCAGGAGAAACAGGAGTTGATGGCCAGCATGGAGGAAGCCAGGAGGCGGCAGCGCGAGGCAGAGGAGGGTGTGCGGCGTAAGCAAGAGGAGCTGCAACATTTggagcagcagcggcagcagcaggaAAAGCTGCTGGCTGAGGAGAACCAGAGGCTGCGCGAGCGGCTGCAGCGCCTGGAGGAAGAACACCGAGCTGCACTGGCACACTCTGAGGAGATCGCCGCCACTCAGGCTGCTGCCGCAAAAGCCCTGCCCAATGGCCGCGATGCCCTCGACGGCCCATCCGTGGAGGTGGAACCTGAGCACACCTTCGAGGGATTACGTCAGAAGGTGCCAGCTCAGCAGCTACAGGAAGCAGGCATTCTCAGCATGGAGGAACTGCAGCGGTTGGCGCAGGGCCACACCACAGTGACTGAGCTCATGCAGCGGGAAGATGTGCGCCAATACTTGAGGGGTCGCAGCAGCATTGCAGGACTGCTGCTGAAGCCCACCAATGAGAAACTGAGTGTCTACACAGCCCTACAGAGGCAGCTGCTTAGCCCTGGAACAGCTCTTATCCTTCTGGAGGCCCAGGCGGCTTCAGGCTTCCTGCTGGACCCTGTGCGGAACCGGCGGCTGACTGTCAATGAGGCTGTGAAGGAGGGGGTTGTGGGTCCTGAACTGCACCACAAGCTCCTGTCGGCTGAGCGTGCTGTCACCGGCTACAAGGACCCCTACACGGGTGAGCAGATCTCCCTCTTTCAGGCCATGAAGAAGGACCTCATCGTCAGGGACCATGGCATCCGCCTGCTGGAGGCTCAGATCGCCACGGGTGGCATCATCGACCCTGTACACAGCCATCGCGTGCCTGTGGACGTGGCCTACCAGCGTGGCTACTTCGATGAAGAGATGAACCGCATCTTGGCTGACCCGAATGACGACACCAAGGGCTTCTTCGACCCCAACACGCATGAGAACCTCACCTACCTGCAGCTGCTGGAGCGCTGTGTGGAGGACCCCGAGACAGGCCTGCGCCTCCTGCCACTCACAGATAAGGCCGCCAAAGGTGGCGAGCTGGTGTACACTGATACAGAGGCCCGTGACGTCTTTGAGAAGGCCACTGTGTCTGCACCGTTTGGCAAGTTCCAGGGTAAGACTGTGACCATCTGGGAGATCATCAACTCCGAGTACTTTACCGCGGAGCAGCGGCGCGACCTGCTAAGGCAGTTCCGCACGGGCCGCATCACAGTGGAGAAGATCATCAAGATTGTCATCACGGTGGTGGAGGAACACGAGCGGAAGAGTCAGCTCTGCTTCGAGGGGCTCCGTGCCCTCGTGCCTGCTGCGGAGCTCCTGGACAGTGGGGTCATCAACCAAGAACTCTACCAGCAGCTGCAACGGGGTGAGCGTTCTGTGCGGGAGGTGGCCGAGGCAGACAGTGTGAGGCGGGCCCTGCGGGGTACCAATGTCATTGCCGGTGTGTGGCTGGAAGAAGCAGGGCAGAAGCTAAGCATCTACGAGGCCTTGAAGAAAGACTTGCTGCAGCCAGATGTggctgtggccttgctggaggccCAGGCTGGCACTGGGCACATCATCGACCCTGCCACTAGTGCCCGGCTGACTGTGGATGAGGCAGTGCGCGCCGGCCTAGTGGGTCCTGAGCTGCATGAGAAGCTCTTGTCGGCTGAGAAGGCTGTGACAGGCTATAGGGATCCCTACTCAGGACAGAGTGTCTCACTGTTCCAGGCCCTGAAGAAGGGTCTCATCCCCCGGGAACAGGGACTGCGCCTGCTAGATGCCCAGTTATCCACTGGTGGCATTGTAGACCCCAGCAAGAGCCATCGTGTGCCCCTGGATGTTGCCTACACCCGGGGCTACCTGGACAAAGAGACCAACAAGACCCTGCTGTCACCCAGGGACGATGCTAGAGTCTACCTTGACCCCAGTACCCGGGAGCCAGTAACCTACAGCCAGCTCCAGCAGAGGTGCCGGTCTGACCAGCTGACCGGGTTGAGCCTGCTGCCGCTCTCAGAGAAGGCTGTACGGGCCCGGCAGGAGGAGGTCTACTCTGAGCTCCAGGCCCGTGAGACACTGGAGAAGGCCACAGTTGAGGTTCCCGTGGGCAGCTTCAAGGGCAGGACAATGACAGTGTGGGAACTCATAAGCTCTGAGTACTTCACCGAGGAGCAGCGTCAGGAGCTGCTCCGGCAGTTCCGCACAGGCAAGGTCACCGTTGAGAAGGTCATCAAAATTCTTATCACTATTGTGGAGGAGGTGGAGACCCAGCGGCAGGAGCGATTGTCCTTCAGTGGCCTCCGTGCCCCTGTGCCAGCCAGTGAGCTCCTGGCTGCCAAGATCCTCAACAGAGCTCAGTTtgaccagctcagggatggcaagACGACAGTCAAAGATCTGTCCGAGGTGGACTCCGTGCGGACCCTGCTGCAAGGCAGCGGCTGCCTGGCTGGCATCTACCTGGAGGACTCGAAGGAGAAAGTCACCATCTATGAGGCTATGCGCCGTGGTCTCCTCACAGCCGGCACAGCCACACTCCTGCTGGAGGCCCAGGCAGCCACTGGCTTTCTAGTGGACCCTGTGCGGAACCAACGTCTGTACGTCCATGAGGCTGTCAAGGCCGGAGTCGTGGGCCCTGAGCTCCATGAGAAGCTACTGTCGGCTGAGAAGGCGGTCACTGGCTATAAGGATCCCTACTCAGGCACCACCATCTCACTGTTCCAGGCTATGAAGAAGGGCTTGGTCCTCAGGGAACATGCCATCCGCCTGCTGGAGGCTCAGATCGCCACGGGTGGCATCATTGACCCTGTGCACAGCCACCGCCTGCCCGTGGACGTGGCCTACCAGCGTGGCTACTTGGATGAGGAGATGAACCGTGTGCTGGCAGATCCAAGTGACGACACCAAGGGCTTCTTCGACCCCAACACGCATGAGAACCTCACCTACCTGCAGCTGCTGAAGCGCTGTGTGGAGGACCCCGAGACAGGCCTGTGCCTCCTGCCACTCAGAGGGGCCGAGAAGACCGAGGTGGTGGAGACCACACAGGTGTATACGGAGGAGGAGACTAGGAGAGCGTTCGAGGAGACACAGATTGACATCCCTGGTGGTGGCAGCCACGGTGGCTCCTCCATGTCCCTGTGGGAGGTGATGCAGTCCGACATGATCCCGGAGGATCAGCGAACCCGGCTCATGGCTGACTTTCAGGCTGGCCGAGTGACCAAGGAGCGtatgatcatcatcatcattgaaATCATCGAGAAGACTGAGATCATCCGCCAGCAGAACCTTGCCTCCTACGACTACGTGCGCCGCCGCCTCACTGCCGAAGACCTGTACGAGGCCCGGATCATCTCCCTCGAGACCTACAACCTCTTCCGGGAGGGCACCAAGAGCCTCCGTGAGGTTCTAGAGATGGAATCTGCCTGGCGCTACCTTTATGGCACAGGCTCCGTGGCCGGAGTCTACCTGCCTGGCTCCAGGCAGACCCTAACCATCTACCAGGCCCTTAAGAAGGGGCTGCTGAATGCTGAGGTGGCCCGCTTGTTACTGGAAGCACAGGCAGCCACGGGCTTCCTGCTGGACCCTGTGAAGGGTGAGCGGCTGACTGTGGATGAGGCCGTGCGGAAGGGTCTGGTAGGCCCAGAGCTGCATGATCGGCTGCTCTCCGCAGAGCGGGCCGTTACTGGCTACCGTGACCCCTATACCGAACAGACCATCTCACTCTTCCAGGCCATGAAGAAGGAGCTGATCCCTGCTGAGGAGGCTTTGAGGCTGCTGGATGCCCAGCTAGCCACCGGAGGCATTGTGGACCCCCGCCTGGGTTTCCACCTCCCTCTGGAGGTGGCTTACCAACGTGGCTACCTCAATAAGGACACGCATGACCAGCTGTCGGAGCCCAGTGAGGTGCGCAGCTATGTGGATCCCTCCACAGATGAGCGCCTCAGCTACACACAGCTGCTCAAGCGGTGCCGCCGTGATGACAGCAGTGGCCAGATGCTCCTGCCACTCTCTGATGCCCGCAAGCTGACCTTCCGTGGCCTGCGCAAGCAGATCACCGTGGAGGAGCTGGTGCGGTCCCAGGTCATGGACGAGGCCACAGCGCTACAGCTGCAAGAAGGCCTGACCTCCATTGAGGAGGTCACCAAGAACCTGCAGAAGTTCCTTGAGGGTACCAGCTGCATTGCTGGAGTCTTTGTTGATGCTACCAAGGAGCGGCTCTCAGTGTACCAGGCCATGAAGAAGGGCATTATTCGCCCGGGTACAGCCTTTGAGCTCCTGGAAGCACAGGCAGCCACTGGCTATGTCATTGACCCTATCAAGGGACTCAAGTTGACCGTGGAGGAGGCTGTGCGTATGGGCATTGTGGGTCCCGAGTTCAAAGACAAGCTGCTGTCAGCTGAGCGTGCTGTCACTGGCTACAAGGATCCCTACTCTGGAAAACTTATCTCCCTCTTCCAGGCCATGAAGAAGGGCCTCATCCTGAAGGACCATGGCATCCGTCTGCTAGAGGCTCAGATTGCCACCGGTGGCATCATTGACCCCGAGGAGAGCCACCGGCTACCTGTGGAGGTGGCCTATAAGCGTGGCCTCTTCGATGAGGAGATGAATGAGATCCTGACCGATCCCTCAGATGACACCAAGGGTTTCTTTGACCCCAACACGGAGGAGAACCTCACCTACCTGCAGCTGATGGAGCGCTGTATCACTGACCCCCAGACTGGCCTGTGTCTCCTGCCactgaaggagaagaagcgcgAGCGGAAGACGTCCTCCAAGTCTTCAGTGCGCAAGCGCCGTGTGGTGATCGTGGACCCTGAGACAGGCAAGGAGATGTCAGTGTATGAGGCCTATCGCAAAGGCCTCATTGACCACCAGACATACCTGGAACTCTCAGAGCAGGAATGCGAATGGGAAGAAATCACCATTTCCTCCTCAGACGGCGTGGTCAAATCTATGATCATTGACCGACGCTCGGGCCGACAGTATGACATCGATGATGCCATCACCAAGAACTTCATTGACCGCTCAGCACTGGACCAGTACCGTGCTGGTACACTTTCCATCACTGAGTTTGCTGACATGCTCTCCGGCAATGCTGGTGGCTTCCGCTCCCGCTCCTCATCTGTGGGCTCATCTTCCTCCTATCCCATCAGCCCTGCTGTCTCTAGGACCCAGTTAGCCTCCTGGTCTGATCCTACCGAGGAGACTGGCCCAGTGGCCGGCATCCTGGACACAGAGACTCTGGAGAAGGTGTCCATCACGGAGGCCATGCACCGCAACCTGGTCGACAACATCACCGGTCAGCGGCTGCTGGAGGCACAGGCCTGCACTGGGGGCATCATTGACCCCAGCACTGGTGAGCGCTTCCCAGTCACCGAGGCTGTCAACAAGGGCCTTGTGGACAAGATCATGGTAGACCGCATCAATCTGGCCCAGAAGGCCTTCTGTGGGTTTGAGGACCCACGCACCAAGACCAAGATGTCAGCTGCCCAGGCCCTGAAGAAGGGCTGGCTGTACTACGAGGCTGGCCAGCGCTTCCTGGAAGTGCAGTACCTAACAGGTGGTCTGATTGAGCCTGACACCCCTGGCCGCGTGCCCCTCGATGAGGCCCTGCAACGTGGCACGGTGGATGCCCGCACTGCCCAGAAGCTGCGTGATGTCAGTGCCTACTCCAAGTACCTCACGTGCCCCAAGACTAAGCTCAAGATCTCCTACAAGGATGCTCTGGACCGCAGCATGGTGGAGGAGGGCACAGGGCTGAGGCTGCTGGAAGCTGCGGCACAGTCCAGCAAGGGCTACTATAGCCCCTACAGCGTCAGCGGCTCTGGCTCCACCACGGGCTCACGCACTGGTTCCCGCACCGGCTCCCGGGCCGGTTCCCGCCGCGGCAGCTTTGATGCCACTGGCTCCGGTTTCTCCAtgaccttctcttcttcctcttactCTTCCTCCAGTTATGGCCGCCGCTATGCATCAGGGCCTTCAGCCTCTCTAGGGGGTCCTGAGTCTGCCGTGGCCTGA